Proteins co-encoded in one Panulirus ornatus isolate Po-2019 chromosome 56, ASM3632096v1, whole genome shotgun sequence genomic window:
- the LOC139765919 gene encoding WD repeat-containing protein 82-like translates to MKLVDHVVRSFRVAKLFRDNTERINNIDFSPSGDLLVTSSDDDQIVIYDCEKGTSKRTLNSKKYGVDLIHFTHAKNSAIYSSTKIDDTIRYLSLHDNKYIRYFPGHTKKVITLSMSPIDDTFISGSLDKSLRLWDLRSPNCQGMMHVGGRPVAAFDPEGLIFAAGINSEMIKLYDLRSFDKGPFSTFQLSMEKECDWTGIKFSPDGKTILVSTNGSVIRLVDAFQGTPLKTFAGHLNNKGIPLEASFSPDSQFIFSGSTDGRVHVWNAETGYKVCVLNADHTGPVQCVQFNPKYMMLASGCTNMAFWLPALDDI, encoded by the exons ATGAAGCTGGTAGATCACGTCGTTAGGTCCTTCAGGGTGGCAAAGCTTTTCCGCGACAACACAGAGCGCATAAATAACATTGATTTCTCGCCCAGTGGAGATCTGCTGGTAACATCTAGTGATGATGACCAGATCGTGATTTATGATTGTGAGAAGGGCAC ATCTAAGCGAACATTGAATAGTAAGAAATATGGAGTTGACCTCATCCATTTCACACACGCTAAAAACTCAGCGATCTACAGTTCCACTAAAATTGATG ACACCATCAGGTACTTGTCTTTACATGACAACAAATATATCAGATACTTCCCTGGACATACAAAGAA AGTGATAACTCTGAGTATGAGTCCCATTGATGACACTTTCATCTCTGGGTCACTGGACAAGTCTCTCAGACTTTGGGACCTTCGTTCACCCAACTGCCAAGGAATGATGCATGTTGGTGGGCGTCCTGTAGCTGCTTTTGATCCTGAGGGACTGATTTTCGCTGCAGGGATCAACTCTGAAATGATCAAATTGTATGATTTAAG ATCGTTTGACAAAGGCCCATTCAGCACTTTTCAGTTATCTATGGAAAAGGAATGTGACTGGACAGGCATCAAGTTTAGCCCAGATGGCAAGACAATACTTGTTTCAACGAATGGTTCTGTCATCAGATTAGTTGATGCTTTCCAGGGAACACCTTTGAAAACCTTTGCT GGTCACCTAAACAACAAGGGCATCCCACTTGAGGCATCCTTCAGTCCAGACTCACAGTTCATTTTCAGTGGTTCCACAGATGGTAGAGTACATGTTTGGAATGCTGAAACAGGATATAAG GTATGTGTGCTGAATGCTGATCACACAGGGCCTGTACAATGTGTTCAGTTTAACCCAAAATACATGATGCTAGCCTCAGGATGTACTAATATG GCCTTCTGGCTGCCAGCCCTGGATGACATCTGA